The following are from one region of the Pseudomonas putida genome:
- a CDS encoding bestrophin family protein — protein MIVHPTPDVLRVLFTLKGSIVKRIALRCLMVTLLAALIVLVERHYPAFFYPVSATPFTLLGLSLSIFMSFRNNACYDRWWEGRKAWGKLIIETRSFVRESVVITDETLRAELLRSLCGFAHALNARLRNEDELAAARPWLARPEAISPHNVCDAILREIGGHCSRLAERQQISDWRYSLLEQRLAGLTEVQATCERIKGTPLPFPYTLLLHRTIYIFCLLLPFALAEPLGWLAPLFTTIVGYTFFGLDAIGNELEDPFGRDENDLPTDAMVRTVERDVLAGLGEQQLPPALLPVDHVLS, from the coding sequence ATGATCGTCCACCCCACCCCCGATGTGCTGCGTGTGCTGTTCACCCTCAAGGGTTCGATCGTCAAGCGCATTGCCCTGCGCTGCCTGATGGTGACCCTGCTGGCCGCACTGATCGTGCTGGTCGAGCGCCACTACCCGGCGTTTTTCTACCCGGTCAGTGCCACGCCGTTCACCTTGCTTGGCCTGTCGCTGTCGATCTTCATGAGCTTTCGCAACAACGCCTGCTACGACCGTTGGTGGGAGGGGCGCAAGGCCTGGGGCAAGCTGATTATCGAAACCCGCTCGTTCGTGCGTGAAAGCGTGGTGATTACCGACGAAACCCTGCGGGCCGAACTGTTGCGCAGCCTGTGCGGCTTTGCTCATGCGCTGAATGCGCGGCTGCGTAACGAGGACGAATTGGCCGCCGCCCGGCCCTGGCTGGCCCGGCCCGAAGCGATCAGCCCGCACAATGTGTGCGATGCCATCCTGCGCGAAATCGGCGGGCATTGCTCGCGGCTGGCCGAACGGCAACAGATCAGTGACTGGCGTTACAGCCTGCTGGAGCAACGGCTGGCAGGCCTGACCGAAGTGCAGGCCACCTGCGAGCGGATCAAGGGCACGCCGTTGCCGTTCCCCTACACACTGTTGCTGCACCGCACCATCTACATCTTCTGCCTGCTGCTGCCGTTTGCCCTGGCCGAACCGCTGGGCTGGCTGGCGCCGCTGTTCACCACCATCGTGGGGTACACGTTCTTCGGCCTGGATGCGATTGGCAACGAACTGGAAGACCCGTTCGGGCGCGATGAGAACGACCTGCCGACCGATGCCATGGTGCGGACCGTGGAGCGCGATGTGCTGGCTGGGTTGGGGGAACAACAGCTACCGCCGGCGTTGTTGCCGGTGGACCATGTATTGAGCTGA
- the moaB gene encoding molybdenum cofactor biosynthesis protein B, protein MRVQPDAVFVPLNIAVLTVSDTRTYDNDTSGELLASRSVEIGHRLVARALLKDDLYKIRAQVATWIADEQVQVVLITGGTGFTGRDSTPEAVECLLDKRIDGFGELFRALSILDIGTSTVQSRALAGLSNRTLVCCLPGSTGACRTAWEGILAEQLDARHRPCNFVKHLKPIEACASRG, encoded by the coding sequence GTGCGCGTCCAACCCGACGCGGTCTTCGTACCGCTCAACATTGCCGTGCTGACCGTCAGCGACACCCGTACCTACGACAACGACACCTCCGGTGAGCTGCTGGCCAGCCGCTCGGTGGAGATCGGCCACCGCCTGGTGGCGCGGGCGTTGCTCAAGGACGACCTTTACAAGATCCGCGCCCAGGTCGCCACCTGGATTGCCGATGAGCAGGTGCAGGTAGTGCTGATTACCGGCGGTACCGGTTTTACCGGGCGTGACAGCACGCCGGAAGCCGTAGAGTGCCTGCTGGACAAGCGCATCGATGGCTTTGGCGAACTGTTCCGGGCCTTGTCGATTCTCGATATCGGCACCTCGACCGTGCAGAGCCGGGCGCTGGCCGGGCTGTCCAACCGCACGTTGGTGTGCTGCCTGCCTGGGTCCACCGGGGCTTGCCGTACGGCGTGGGAGGGCATCCTGGCGGAGCAACTGGATGCGCGGCACCGGCCGTGCAACTTCGTCAAGCACCTGAAGCCGATCGAGGCCTGTGCAAGCCGGGGCTGA
- a CDS encoding LysR family transcriptional regulator, giving the protein MDIKQLKFLIALDQTRHFGQAAALCHITQPTLSMRLRNLEDELDLVLVKRGQRFEGFTEAGERILAWARTLLAAHDGLQAEAASCRGQVVGSLRLGTVPLASFNPMHLLLPLREKYPELHFQLSSLSSEQIIDGLSRNQLDLGICYLDQVNTSFFEVIELGTTTMGLLHDTRHFQFTADTLRWDELGDIPLGLLSKGMHYRQSLDLSFRSRGLEPNAVLESDSSFQLIQAITTGMCCAVMPLDCGLEDLSEHLRILPVADAAIHSPVGLLLRRSEPRSAIAEQCFDEARALFQAN; this is encoded by the coding sequence ATGGACATCAAGCAGCTCAAATTCCTCATCGCCCTCGACCAGACCCGCCACTTCGGCCAGGCGGCGGCGCTGTGCCATATCACCCAGCCGACGCTGTCCATGCGCCTGCGCAACCTGGAGGACGAGCTGGACCTGGTACTGGTCAAGCGCGGCCAGCGCTTCGAAGGTTTCACCGAGGCCGGCGAGCGCATCCTGGCCTGGGCCCGCACTCTGCTCGCCGCCCACGACGGCCTGCAGGCCGAGGCCGCCAGCTGCCGTGGCCAGGTGGTCGGCAGCCTGCGCCTGGGCACGGTGCCGCTAGCCAGTTTCAACCCCATGCACCTGCTGCTGCCGCTGCGTGAAAAATACCCCGAGCTGCACTTCCAGCTCAGCTCGCTCAGCTCGGAACAGATCATCGACGGGCTCAGCCGCAACCAGCTCGACCTGGGCATCTGCTACCTGGACCAGGTCAACACCAGCTTCTTCGAAGTAATCGAGCTGGGCACCACCACCATGGGCCTGCTGCACGATACCCGGCACTTCCAGTTCACCGCCGACACCCTGCGCTGGGACGAACTGGGCGACATTCCGCTGGGCCTGCTGAGCAAAGGCATGCATTACCGCCAATCGCTGGACCTGAGTTTCCGCAGCCGTGGCCTGGAGCCGAATGCGGTGCTGGAAAGCGATTCGAGCTTCCAGTTGATCCAGGCCATCACCACCGGCATGTGCTGCGCAGTCATGCCGCTGGACTGCGGCCTGGAAGACCTGAGCGAACACCTACGCATCCTGCCGGTGGCCGACGCCGCCATCCACAGCCCGGTCGGCCTGCTGCTGCGCCGCAGCGAGCCACGTTCGGCGATCGCCGAACAGTGCTTCGATGAGGCGCGGGCGCTGTTTCAGGCCAACTGA
- a CDS encoding APC family permease, whose amino-acid sequence MSGKFKKQLSLLDLTFIGLGAIFGSGWLFAASHVSAIAGPAGILSWFLGGFAVLLLGIVYCELGAALPRAGGVVRYPVYSHGPLLGYLMGFITLIAFSSLIAIEVVASRQYAAAWFPGLTKAGSSDPTVLGWLVQFALLGLFFFLNYRSVKTFAKANNLVSVFKFIVPLLVIGVLFTFFKPENFEVQGFAPFGLSGVEMAVSAGGIIFAYLGLTPIISVASEVKNPQRTIPIALILSVLLSTAIYALLQLAFLGSVPTEMLSNGWAAVTKELALPYRDIALALGVGWLAYLVVADAVISPSGCGNIYMNATPRVVYGWAQTGTFFKYFTRIDAESGIPRPALWLTFGLSVFWTLPFPSWEALINVVSAALVLSYAVAPVTVAALRRNAPDMPRPFRVKGMGVLGPLSFIIAALIVYWSGWNTVSWLLALQIVMFVLYLLCGRFVPTRHLSLTQQVRSSAWLIGFYAVTILLSWLGSFGGLGVLGHPFDTVAVAACALGIYYWGAATGVPAHLVRLEGEDESEASSESYPGQRPAAVAS is encoded by the coding sequence ATGTCAGGTAAATTCAAAAAACAGTTGTCATTGCTGGACCTCACCTTCATCGGCCTAGGCGCCATTTTCGGCTCCGGCTGGTTGTTCGCAGCCAGCCACGTCTCGGCCATCGCAGGCCCGGCCGGCATCCTGTCCTGGTTCCTTGGCGGCTTCGCCGTACTGTTGCTGGGCATCGTCTATTGCGAACTGGGCGCTGCCCTGCCGCGTGCCGGGGGCGTGGTGCGCTACCCGGTTTACTCCCACGGCCCGCTGCTGGGCTACCTGATGGGGTTCATCACCCTGATCGCCTTTTCCAGCCTGATCGCCATCGAAGTGGTCGCGTCGCGCCAATACGCCGCCGCCTGGTTCCCCGGGCTGACCAAGGCCGGCTCCAGCGACCCGACCGTGCTCGGCTGGCTGGTGCAGTTCGCCTTGCTGGGGCTGTTCTTCTTCCTCAACTACCGCAGCGTGAAAACCTTCGCCAAGGCCAACAACCTGGTCAGCGTGTTCAAGTTCATCGTGCCGCTGCTGGTGATCGGCGTGCTGTTCACCTTCTTCAAGCCGGAAAACTTCGAGGTCCAGGGTTTTGCCCCGTTCGGTCTGTCCGGTGTTGAAATGGCGGTATCGGCCGGCGGCATCATCTTCGCCTACCTGGGCCTGACCCCGATCATTTCGGTGGCCAGCGAGGTAAAGAACCCGCAGCGCACCATCCCTATCGCGCTGATCCTCTCGGTACTGCTGTCCACCGCGATTTACGCCCTGCTGCAACTAGCCTTCCTCGGCAGCGTGCCAACCGAAATGCTGAGCAACGGCTGGGCCGCCGTGACCAAGGAACTGGCCCTGCCCTACCGTGACATCGCCCTGGCCCTGGGTGTGGGCTGGCTGGCCTATCTGGTGGTGGCCGACGCAGTGATCTCACCCAGCGGCTGCGGCAACATCTACATGAATGCCACCCCACGTGTGGTCTATGGCTGGGCGCAGACCGGCACCTTCTTCAAGTACTTCACCCGCATCGATGCCGAGTCCGGTATCCCGCGCCCGGCGCTGTGGCTGACCTTCGGCCTGTCGGTGTTCTGGACCCTGCCGTTCCCTTCGTGGGAAGCACTGATCAACGTGGTTTCCGCCGCCCTGGTACTGAGCTACGCCGTGGCCCCGGTCACCGTCGCCGCGCTGCGCCGCAACGCCCCCGACATGCCACGCCCGTTCCGGGTCAAGGGCATGGGCGTGCTCGGCCCGCTGTCGTTCATCATCGCCGCACTGATCGTGTACTGGTCGGGCTGGAACACCGTGTCGTGGCTGCTGGCCCTGCAGATCGTGATGTTCGTGCTGTACCTGCTGTGCGGTCGCTTCGTGCCGACCCGGCACCTGTCACTGACCCAGCAAGTGCGCTCGTCGGCGTGGCTGATCGGCTTCTACGCGGTGACCATCCTGCTGTCGTGGCTGGGCAGCTTCGGCGGCCTGGGAGTGCTCGGCCACCCGTTCGACACCGTGGCCGTGGCCGCCTGCGCGCTGGGCATCTACTACTGGGGCGCGGCCACCGGCGTGCCTGCGCACCTGGTGCGCCTGGAGGGTGAGGATGAAAGCGAAGCCTCCTCCGAAAGCTACCCAGGCCAGCGCCCTGCCGCCGTCGCCTCCTGA
- a CDS encoding 4-hydroxyproline epimerase, whose translation MKHVHVIDSHTGGEPTRLVMKGFPQLHGCSMAEQRDELRELHDQWRRACLLEPRGNDVLVGALYCPPVSADATCGVIFFNNAGYLNMCGHGTIGLVASLQHLGLIAPGVHKIDTPVGQVSATLHEDGAVTVGNVPSYRYRQQVLVDVPGHGPVRGDIAWGGNWFFLVSEHGQRIELDNREALTEYTWAMLKALEAQGITGENGAPIDHVELFADDANADSRNFVMCPGKAYDRSPCGTGTSAKLACLAADGKLDQGQTWVQASITGSQFQGRYEHDGELIRPFITGRAYMTADSTLLIDAQDPFAWGI comes from the coding sequence ATGAAACACGTTCACGTCATCGACTCGCACACCGGCGGAGAACCGACCCGCCTGGTGATGAAAGGCTTCCCGCAACTGCATGGCTGCAGCATGGCCGAGCAACGTGACGAACTGCGCGAGCTGCACGACCAATGGCGCCGCGCCTGCCTGCTGGAACCACGTGGCAACGATGTGCTGGTCGGCGCGCTGTACTGCCCACCGGTATCGGCCGACGCCACGTGCGGGGTGATCTTCTTCAACAACGCCGGCTACCTGAACATGTGCGGCCACGGCACCATCGGCCTGGTCGCCTCGCTGCAGCACCTGGGCCTGATCGCACCGGGCGTGCACAAGATCGACACCCCGGTCGGCCAGGTCAGCGCCACCCTGCATGAAGACGGCGCCGTTACCGTCGGCAACGTGCCGTCCTACCGCTACCGCCAGCAAGTGCTGGTGGACGTGCCCGGCCATGGCCCGGTGCGCGGTGACATCGCCTGGGGCGGCAACTGGTTTTTCCTTGTTTCCGAACACGGCCAGCGCATCGAACTGGACAACCGCGAGGCGCTGACCGAGTACACCTGGGCGATGCTCAAGGCCCTCGAAGCCCAAGGCATCACCGGTGAAAACGGCGCTCCCATCGACCATGTCGAACTGTTCGCCGACGACGCCAATGCCGACAGCCGCAACTTCGTGATGTGCCCCGGCAAGGCCTATGACCGCTCGCCCTGCGGCACCGGCACCAGCGCCAAGCTGGCCTGCCTGGCCGCCGACGGCAAGCTCGACCAAGGCCAGACCTGGGTACAGGCCAGTATCACCGGCAGCCAGTTCCAGGGCCGCTACGAGCACGACGGCGAACTCATTCGCCCGTTCATCACCGGCCGCGCCTACATGACCGCCGACAGCACCCTGCTGATCGACGCACAGGACCCGTTCGCCTGGGGCATCTGA
- a CDS encoding dihydrodipicolinate synthase family protein: MTNIFTGTMPALMTPCTAQRKPDFDALVRKGRELIEAGMSAVVYCGSMGDWPLLTEAERQEGVARLVAAGIPTIVGTGAVNTREAVSHAAHAAKVGAAGLMVIPRVLSRGASLIAQKHHFSAILAAAPKLPAVIYNSPYYGFATRADLFFELRREFPNLIGFKEFGGGADLRYAAEHITSKDDDVTLMVGVDTQVVHGFVNCNATGAITGIGNALPREVLQLVSLSKQAAKGDAKARRLARELEAALAVLSSFDEGCDLVLYYKHLMVLNGDSEYSLHFNETDVLTDAQRNYAEQQYALFRTWYASWSAEQNVA; encoded by the coding sequence ATGACCAATATCTTCACCGGCACCATGCCCGCCCTGATGACCCCCTGCACCGCCCAGCGCAAGCCGGACTTCGACGCCCTGGTGCGCAAGGGCCGTGAACTGATCGAGGCCGGCATGAGCGCCGTGGTGTACTGCGGCTCGATGGGTGACTGGCCGCTGCTGACCGAAGCCGAGCGCCAGGAAGGCGTGGCACGCCTGGTAGCCGCCGGCATCCCGACCATCGTAGGTACCGGTGCGGTGAACACCCGTGAAGCGGTATCTCACGCCGCCCATGCGGCCAAGGTCGGTGCCGCCGGCCTGATGGTCATCCCACGCGTACTCAGCCGCGGGGCCTCGCTGATCGCCCAGAAGCACCACTTCTCGGCCATCCTGGCAGCCGCACCGAAGCTGCCGGCGGTGATCTACAACAGCCCGTACTACGGCTTTGCCACCCGCGCCGACCTGTTCTTCGAACTGCGCCGCGAGTTCCCCAACCTGATCGGCTTCAAGGAGTTTGGCGGTGGCGCCGACCTGCGCTACGCCGCCGAGCACATCACCTCCAAGGATGATGACGTGACCCTGATGGTCGGCGTCGACACCCAGGTGGTGCATGGCTTCGTCAACTGCAACGCCACCGGCGCCATCACCGGCATTGGCAACGCCCTGCCGCGTGAGGTACTGCAGCTGGTGAGCCTGAGCAAGCAGGCGGCCAAGGGTGATGCCAAGGCCCGCCGCCTGGCACGGGAACTGGAAGCGGCGCTGGCGGTGCTGTCGTCGTTCGATGAAGGCTGCGACCTGGTGCTGTATTACAAGCACCTGATGGTGCTGAACGGCGACAGCGAATACAGCCTGCACTTCAACGAGACCGATGTACTGACCGACGCCCAGCGCAACTATGCCGAGCAGCAGTACGCGCTGTTCCGCACCTGGTATGCCAGCTGGTCGGCCGAGCAGAACGTGGCCTAA
- a CDS encoding aldehyde dehydrogenase (NADP(+)), with protein MTLTGNLLIGQTPVTGSREAIRAIDPATGQALEPAYLGGTSEHVAQACALAWAAFDAYRETSLEQRAQFLESIATQIEALGDELIDRAVAESGLPKARIQGERGRTCTQLRTFARVVRAGEWLDVRVDNALPERQPLPRADLRQRQVALGPVAVFGASNFPLAFSVAGGDTASALAAGCPVVVKAHGAHPGTSELVGQAVARAVKQCGLPAGVFSLLYGSGREVGIALVSDPRIKAVGFTGSRSGGIALCQAAQARPEPIPVYAEMSSINPVFLFDTALQTRAEALAQGFVASLTQGAGQFCTNPGLVIARQGPALQRFIDAASEHVRQAAAQTMLTPGIFSAYQAGVGALAANANAQAAASGQAGQGPNQCQTHLFVTQAEAFLADPALQAEVFGAASLVVACVNDEQVRQVAEHLEGQLTATLQLDDADIDNARALLPTLERKAGRILVNGWPTGVEVCDAMVHGGPFPATSDARTTSVGTAAILRFLRPVCYQDFPDALLPQALQHGNPLQLRRLHDGKREG; from the coding sequence ATGACCCTCACAGGCAACCTGCTGATCGGCCAGACGCCGGTAACCGGCAGCCGCGAAGCCATCCGTGCCATCGACCCGGCCACCGGCCAGGCGCTGGAACCGGCCTACCTTGGCGGCACCAGCGAACACGTGGCCCAGGCCTGCGCCCTGGCCTGGGCGGCGTTCGATGCCTACCGCGAAACTTCGCTCGAACAACGGGCACAATTCCTCGAAAGCATCGCCACGCAGATCGAAGCGCTGGGCGATGAGCTGATCGACCGCGCCGTGGCCGAAAGCGGCCTGCCCAAGGCGCGCATCCAGGGCGAGCGCGGTCGCACCTGCACCCAGCTGCGCACTTTCGCCCGCGTGGTGCGGGCCGGCGAATGGCTGGACGTGCGGGTTGACAACGCCCTGCCCGAACGCCAGCCGCTGCCACGTGCCGACCTGCGCCAACGCCAGGTGGCCCTGGGGCCGGTGGCCGTATTCGGCGCCAGCAATTTCCCTTTGGCCTTCTCGGTGGCCGGTGGCGACACTGCCTCGGCCCTGGCCGCCGGTTGCCCGGTGGTGGTCAAGGCCCATGGCGCCCACCCGGGCACCAGCGAGCTGGTTGGTCAGGCAGTGGCAAGGGCCGTGAAGCAGTGCGGCTTGCCGGCTGGTGTGTTTTCGCTGTTGTACGGTTCCGGTCGTGAAGTGGGCATTGCACTGGTCAGCGATCCGCGCATCAAGGCCGTTGGCTTTACCGGCTCGCGCAGCGGTGGCATTGCGCTGTGCCAGGCGGCCCAGGCCCGCCCGGAGCCAATCCCGGTGTACGCCGAAATGAGCTCGATCAACCCGGTCTTCCTGTTCGACACCGCCTTGCAGACCCGCGCTGAGGCACTGGCACAAGGCTTCGTCGCCTCACTGACCCAGGGTGCCGGCCAGTTCTGCACCAACCCAGGCCTGGTGATTGCCCGTCAAGGGCCGGCGTTGCAGCGTTTCATCGACGCCGCCAGCGAACACGTGCGCCAGGCTGCGGCGCAGACCATGCTCACCCCGGGCATCTTCAGTGCCTACCAGGCCGGTGTCGGCGCCTTGGCCGCAAACGCCAATGCCCAGGCTGCCGCCAGTGGCCAGGCCGGGCAAGGCCCCAACCAGTGCCAGACGCATTTGTTCGTGACCCAGGCGGAAGCGTTCCTCGCCGACCCGGCGTTGCAGGCCGAAGTCTTCGGCGCGGCGTCGCTGGTGGTGGCCTGCGTCAACGATGAGCAGGTCCGCCAGGTGGCCGAGCATCTGGAAGGCCAACTGACCGCCACCTTGCAACTGGACGATGCCGACATCGACAACGCCCGCGCCCTGCTGCCAACCCTTGAGCGCAAGGCTGGCCGCATCCTGGTCAATGGCTGGCCGACCGGTGTCGAAGTATGCGACGCGATGGTCCACGGCGGACCGTTCCCGGCCACCTCCGATGCCCGCACCACCTCGGTGGGCACGGCGGCGATCCTGCGCTTCCTGCGCCCGGTGTGCTACCAGGACTTCCCCGATGCCCTGCTGCCGCAGGCGTTGCAACACGGCAACCCGCTGCAATTGCGGCGCCTGCACGACGGTAAACGGGAAGGCTGA
- a CDS encoding FAD-dependent oxidoreductase, with product MVETAETDIAVVGAGIVGVACALQLARQGRRVTLVDRQAPGHGASYGNAGHLATEQVFPIADLSILKRLPRMLLDPMGPLRLDWKYLPKAMPWFTRLLLNLRPGPYQRSVAGIRALNEGSLGAWQRLLGSIGRSELFQEHGSLLVFERPESRQALEALRARMQQQAVAVDVWSADTVLEAAPQLSPSLLGGLFFPRTGHFIDPYRVVCELFEAAKASGVRFVQAQVDGGRLHSGGVSLASDQGTLEARQVLISCGAHSARLTGALTGKQVPLDTERGYHLMLPGEHQRLPFAVTSLERKFIMTPMAEGLRLAGTVEFAGLDAPPSMQRAWQLHRLSKGLFRRDLSVEGATPWMGFRPSLPDSLPVIDRVCDGRVLLAFGHQHLGLTQAAVTAEWVGRLVERAGGPEMGAYRLDRF from the coding sequence ATGGTCGAAACCGCTGAAACCGATATCGCCGTGGTCGGCGCCGGCATTGTCGGCGTTGCCTGTGCGCTGCAACTGGCCCGCCAGGGCCGCCGGGTAACCCTGGTCGACCGCCAGGCACCCGGCCATGGCGCGTCCTACGGCAACGCCGGGCACCTGGCTACCGAGCAGGTATTCCCGATTGCCGACCTGTCGATTCTCAAGCGCCTGCCGCGCATGCTGCTGGACCCGATGGGCCCGCTGCGCCTGGACTGGAAGTACCTGCCCAAGGCCATGCCCTGGTTCACCCGCCTGCTGCTCAACCTGCGCCCGGGCCCGTATCAGCGCAGCGTGGCCGGCATCCGTGCCTTGAACGAGGGCAGCCTGGGTGCCTGGCAACGGTTGCTGGGTTCGATCGGGCGCAGCGAGCTGTTCCAGGAACATGGCTCGCTGCTGGTGTTCGAGCGGCCGGAGTCGCGTCAGGCCCTGGAGGCCTTGCGTGCACGCATGCAACAACAGGCGGTGGCGGTGGACGTCTGGTCGGCCGACACCGTGCTTGAAGCGGCGCCGCAACTGAGTCCGTCATTGCTGGGAGGGCTGTTCTTCCCGCGTACCGGGCATTTCATCGACCCGTACCGGGTGGTGTGCGAACTGTTCGAAGCGGCCAAGGCCAGTGGCGTGCGTTTTGTTCAGGCGCAGGTCGACGGCGGGCGGCTGCACAGCGGCGGGGTCAGCCTGGCCAGCGACCAGGGCACGCTGGAGGCCCGCCAGGTGCTGATCAGTTGTGGTGCGCATTCTGCGCGGTTGACCGGCGCGCTGACCGGCAAGCAGGTGCCCCTGGACACCGAGCGCGGCTACCACCTGATGTTGCCTGGCGAGCATCAGCGTTTGCCGTTCGCGGTCACTTCGCTTGAGCGCAAGTTCATCATGACGCCCATGGCCGAGGGCCTGCGCCTGGCCGGTACGGTGGAATTCGCCGGGCTGGATGCGCCGCCGAGCATGCAGCGCGCGTGGCAGTTACACCGGTTGAGCAAGGGGTTGTTCCGGCGGGATTTGAGTGTGGAGGGAGCGACGCCCTGGATGGGCTTCCGGCCTTCGTTGCCAGATTCGTTGCCGGTGATCGACCGGGTGTGTGATGGGCGGGTGCTGTTGGCGTTCGGGCATCAGCACCTGGGGTTGACCCAGGCGGCGGTGACGGCGGAATGGGTGGGGCGGTTGGTCGAGCGGGCCGGTGGACCGGAGATGGGGGCTTACCGGTTGGATCGGTTCTAG